From Thunnus albacares chromosome 22, fThuAlb1.1, whole genome shotgun sequence, the proteins below share one genomic window:
- the LOC122974099 gene encoding tripartite motif-containing protein 2-like has protein sequence MEAHQHSPDSSSEECTVLEAPPGKNACPQHAGKVSDLYCSACECPLCEDCVSDHDEHPKVPLSQALEQHRSTLQERLGAIQNRLPQVSDALSFVKEILQQLTNQRASIEEDIQSSFEDLHKQLDVRKSVLLMELEVTYGLKQKVLQAQVDCLLRGEEDLMSTCTQTEEALAGEACVASLQLERDLGEKLEELAGLGLPCQPEENDQLDLVMETDGLRKSIHNLGTIVTTSAVASQSEAMGAGLEQCIVGHPSSVTIVTRDKSGGACKSGNAILSAEVFTPDGSIVDGEIVDHKNGTYEFVYMVPKEGDFSLALRLYDQHIKGSPFKLMVTRALEADVETSYSLQVSPSTTTATNSLANATPSTGSSEGAKRRGKSPGQKKKGSKRASSALGTPRRKTQNPIEDDLIFRIGTKGRNKGEFTNLQGVAASANDRILIADSNNQCVQIFSNQGEFKSRFGVRGRSPGQLQRPTGVAVHPSGDIIIADYDNKWVSIFSCDGKFKAKLGSGRLMGPKGVSVDQNGHVIVVDNKACTVFIFQLTGKLIAKFGSRGNGDKQFAGPHFAAVNKNNEIIVTDFHNHSVKVFTPEGDLVLKFGSNGEGNGQFNAPTGVAVDVNGNIIVADWGNSRIQVFDGSGSFLSYINTSADPLYGPQGLALTSDGHVVVADSGNHCFKVYRYLQ, from the exons ATGGAGGCCCACCAACACTCTCCAGATAGCAGCAGTGAGGAGTGCACCGTCCTGGAGGCCCCACCTGGCAAAAATGCCTGCCCGCAGCATGCAGGGAAG GTGTCAGACCTCTACTGTTCGGCCTGTGAGTGTCCACTTTGTGAGGATTGTGTGTCGGACCATGACGAGCACCCCAAAGTGCCCCTCAGTCAGGCTCTGGAACAGCACCGCAGCACCCTGCAGGAGAGGCTGGGAGCCATTCAGAACAG ACTCCCTCAGGTTTCAGACGCCCTGTCCTTCGTTAAAGAGATCCTCCagcagctgaccaatcagagagcttcCATCGAAGAGGACATCCAGTCGAGTTTTGAGGATTTGCACAAACAGCTGGATGTGAGGAAGAGCGTTCTGCTGATGGAGCTGGAGGTCACATATGGACTCAAACAGAAG GTTCTCCAGGCCCAGGTGGACTGCCTCCTCCGGGGAGAGGAGGACCTCATGTCCACCTGTACCCAGACGGAGGAGGCTCTGGCTGGGGAGGCATGTGTGGCGAGCCTGCAGTTGGAGCGGGACCTCGGCGAGAAGCTGGAGGAGCTGGCTGGCCTCGGCTTGCCATGTCAGCCAGAGGAGAATGACCAGCTGGATCTGGTGATGGAGACAGATGGACTGAGGAAGTCCATACACAACCTGGGGACCATTGTCACAACAAG TGCGGTGGCGAGCCAGAGCGAGGCCATGGGTGCAGGCCTGGAGCAGTGCATTGTGGGACATCCTTCGTCTGTTACCATAGTGACAAGAGACAAGTCAGGAGGAGCCTGTAAGAGTGGCAACGCGATTCTGTCAGCTGAG GTTTTCACCCCAGATGGCAGCATAGTGGATGGTGAAATAGTGGACCACAAGAACGGGACTTATGAGTTTGTGTACATGGTGCCAAAGGAGGGAGACTTCTCATTGGCTCTGCGTTTGTATGACCAGCACATCAAAGGAAGTCCCTTCAAACTGATGGTCACCAGGGCCTTGGAGGCAGACGTGGAG ACGTCATATTCCCTCCAGGTGtctccctccaccaccacagCCACCAACTCGCTAGCCAACGCCACCCCATCCACGGGCTCCTCTGAGGGGGCAAAGAGACGAGGGAAGTCCCCTGGCCAGAAGAAGAAGGGCTCCAAGAGAGCCAGCAGCGCCCTGGGCACCCCGCGACGCAAAACCCAGAACCCCATTGAGGACGACCTCATCTTCAGGATCG GAACGAAGGGGAGGAACAAAGGAGAGTTCACCAACCTTCAAGGAGTGGCTGCCTCCGCCAACGACAGGATACTGATTGCGGACAGCAACAATCAGTGTGTccag ATTTTCTCCAACCAGGGGGAATTCAAGAGTCGTTTCGGGGTGCGGGGACGGTCGCCGGGGCAACTGCAGCGACCCACGGGTGTGGCTGTGCACCCCAGTGGTGACATCATCATCGCTGACTATGACAACAAGTGGGTCAGCATCTTCTCCTGTGATGGCAAGTTCAAG GCGAAGCTTGGCTCCGGTAGACTGATGGGACCAAAGGGCGTGTCCGTGGACCAGAATGGTCATGTGATTGTAGTTGACAACAAGGCGTGCACTGTCTTCATTTTCCAGCTGACTGGCAAGCTCATTGCCAAGTTCGGTAGCCGAGGCAATGGGGACAAGCAGTTTGCAG GTCCACACTTTGCAGCAGTCAACAAGAACAATGAGATCATTGTGACTGACTTCCATAACCACTCTGTCAAG GTTTTCACCCCAGAGGGAGATCTGGTGTTGAAGTTTGGCTCTAACGGTGAAGGAAATGGCCAGTTCAACGCTCCCACTGGTGTCGCGGTAGATGTCAATGGGAACATCATTGTAGCTGACTGGGGCAACAGCAGAATACAG GTGTTTGACGGCAGTGGctctttcctctcctacatcaACACATCAGCAGACCCTCTGTACGGACCCCAGGGTTTGGCCCTGACCTCTGATGGACATGTGGTGGTGGCAGACTCTGGCAACCACTGCTTCAAAGTCTACCGCTACCTACAATGA